A window from Miscanthus floridulus cultivar M001 unplaced genomic scaffold, ASM1932011v1 os_2306_1_2, whole genome shotgun sequence encodes these proteins:
- the LOC136534800 gene encoding peroxidase 5-like → MQVGGNAYQVPAGRRDGNVSSAQEAGANLPPPTASVSRLNQVFGAKGLSQSDMVALSGAHTVGAARCSSFDARLYSYGPSGAGQDPSMDPAYLAALTQQCPQAQGSDPAVPMDPVTPTTFDTNYYANLVAKRGLLASDQALLADPTTAAQVVGYTNSPATFQTDFVAAMLKMGAIEVLTGTAGTIRTNCRVAS, encoded by the coding sequence ATGCAGGTCGGGGGCAACGCGTACCAGGTGCCGGCGGGGAGGAGGGACGGCAACGTCTCGTCGGCGCAGGAGGCGGGCGCGAACCTGCCGCCGCCGACGGCGAGCGTGAGCCGGCTGAACCAGGTGTTCGGCGCCAAGGGGCTGAGCCAGTCGGACATGGTGGCGCTGTCAGGCGCGCACACGGTTGGCGCCGCGCGCTGCAGCTCCTTCGACGCCCGGCTCTACTCGTACGGGCCCAGCGGCGCCGGGCAGGACCCGTCCATGGACCCCGCGTACCTGGCGGCGCTCACGCAGCAGTGCCCGCAGGCCCAGGGGAGCGACCCGGCGGTGCCCATGGACCCCGTCACGCCCACCACCTTCGACACCAACTACTACGCCAACCTGGTGGCCAAGCGCGGCCTGCTCGCCTCCGACCAGGCGCTGCTCGCCGACCCGACCACCGCCGCGCAGGTGGTCGGCTACACCAACAGCCCCGCCACGTTCCAGACCGACTTCGTCGCCGCCATGCTCAAGATGGGCGCCATCGAGGTGCTCACCGGCACCGCCGGCACCATCCGGACCAACTGCAGGGTGGCCAGCTAG